One window of the Trifolium pratense cultivar HEN17-A07 linkage group LG2, ARS_RC_1.1, whole genome shotgun sequence genome contains the following:
- the LOC123904727 gene encoding FT-interacting protein 3-like: protein MVKFRVSLTDSQITNKSHFVLIIHRDFDKFMIPNITYKYVICTMQVEKMANQSSNDGAPKETSFNNRKDELEEDKLTRKYNLVEEMNFLFVRIVKVIDFPNIPNLYIEVKLGNMKATTIYSESKLSWNQVFAFEKDKIHADNLVVLVKDKTMPINMFIGRVQFIVGEIPTRRPTESSSAPQWYRLEDQTGANLDRGALMLSLWFGTQADEYFPQAWCSDTTRISSDAIAYTRSKVYMSPTLWYLRVNVIQAQDLLLRFPPESSEIFVQADLGTLRTRTCFSKNKSAKPFWNEDLMFVAQEPFNEKLVLSIVQRTPANHVCLGTYTTNLKDVQKRTNDMPAESFWYDLDQPGMIGTAPYAKFASKLNARISLDGGYHVSDEPIEYSSDYRPSSKQLWNSSVGILEVGILKATDLLAMKMGGRTDAYCVAKYGPKWVRTRTIVDSLSPNWNEQYVWEVYEPFTVITIAVVDNNQLDSGSRARGTRDTIMAKIRIRLSTLERNKLYTHSYPLIGLHPFGVNKMGEIHLAVRFSTGEFPWSFNMFRFYSTTPLIPSMHLLLPLSPKQFDNLRNQAARIIETSLSRAEPPLGREVVSNILDMSSDVWSMRKGIANYCRIMSLTSDFIAFWKWLEDIKLWKNSFESFLFIVQCLIFVLYPEPMLPLACFYFFVIGLNNYRKRPGYPCHIDATLSCVDTATQDDLQEEFDLVPTQFGGEHLRRQYDQLRRIGRNVQIQANHLANFIDKLQSLSSWRDPRATLLFLVYCVFGFLVTFFAPFKFSMTIWILYYLRAPRFRNVSIFSVGNLFDRMPSNEAFIL, encoded by the exons ATGGTTAAATTTAGGGTGAGTTTGACAGATTCACAAATAACCAATAAGAGTCACTTTGTTTTGATTATTCACCGTGATTTTGACAAATTTATGATACCAAACATCACTTATAAAT ATGTTATTTGTACAATGCAGGTTGAGAAAATGGCAAATCAAAGTAGTAACGATGGTGCACCAAAGGAGACTAGTTTCAACAACAGAAAAGATGAACTCGAAGAGGACAAGCTTACGAGGAAATACAATCTTGTTGAAGAAATGAATTTCTTATTTGTAAGGATTGTAAAGGTCATAGACTTTCCTAATATCCCTAACCTTTATATAGAAGTCAAACTTGGAAACATGAAGGCAACAACCATTTACTCAGAGAGCAAGTTATCATGGAACCAAGTATTTGCTTTCGAAAAAGACAAAATACATGCCGATAACTTAGTTGTTTTGGTGAAGGACAAGACAATGCCTATAAACATGTTCATCGGTCGTgttcaattcattgttggtgaaATTCCGACAAGGAGACCGACAGAATCTTCATCGGCACCTCAATGGTATAGGCTAGAAGATCAAACTGGTGCAAACCTTGATAGAGGAGCTCTCATGTTATCTTTATGGTTTGGTACTCAAGCAGATGAGTATTTTCCTCAAGCATGGTGTTCGGATACAACTAGGATAAGTAGCGACGCAATTGCCTATACTCGTTCCAAGGTATATATGTCACCTACCCTTTGGTATCTAAGAGTCAATGTGATTCAAGCTCAAGATTTGTTACTGAGATTTCCTCCTGAGAGTTCAGAAATTTTTGTCCAAGCTGATTTAGGGACCCTGCGTACGAGAACTTGTTTTTCGAAGAATAAGAGTGCAAAACCGTTTTGGAATGAGGATTTGATGTTTGTTGCACAAGAGCCTTTCAATGAAAAACTTGTCCTAAGTATCGTGCAACGGACACCGGCTAATCATGTATGCTTAGGAACATATACGACTAATTTGAAAGACGTGCAAAAGAGAACAAATGATATGCCTGCAGAAAGTTTTTGGTACGACCTTGATCAGCCTGGTATGATTGGGACTGCACCTTATGCGAAGTTTGCAAGTAAGCTTAATGCTAGGATCTCTTTGGATGGTGGTTATCATGTATCGGACGAACCTATCGAATATAGTAGTGACTATAGGCCTTCATCAAAACAACTTTGGAATTCTAGTGTTGGAATTTTAGAGGTTGGAATCCTAAAGGCAACTGATTTGTTGGCAATGAAAATGGGAGGGAGAACCGATGCATATTGTGTGGCAAAATATGGACCGAAATGGGTGCGAACAAGAACAATTGTTGATAGTCTTTCACCAAATTGGAATGAACAATATGTTTGGGAAGTGTACGAGCCATTCACGGTCATTACGATAGCTGTAGTTGACAACAATCAATTAGATAGTGGAAGTAGAGCTAGAGGTACAAGAGATACCATAATGGCGAAGATAAGGATTCGTCTATCAACACTCGAACGAAACAAACTCTATACACATTCTTATCCTCTTATAGGTTTGCACCCTTTTGGAGTTAACAAAATGGGAGAAATCCATTTAGCAGTGAGATTTTCTACTGGAGAGTTTCCTTGGTCATTCAATATGTTTCGATTTTATTCCACCACGCCTTTGATTCCTTCGATGCACTTATTATTACCGTTGTCTCCTAAACAATTCGATAACTTAAGAAATCAAGCCGCTCGTATCATAGAAACGAGTTTAAGCAGAGCGGAACCACCACTTGGGAGAGAGGTTGTGTCTAATATACTTGATATGAGTTCAGATGTATGGAGTATGAGAAAAGGAATAGCAAATTATTGCAGGATCATGAGTCTTACTAGTGATTTTATAGCATTTTGGAAATGGTTAGAAGACATAAAACTTTGGAAGAATTCATTTGAatcatttctttttattgttcaatgcttgatttttgttttgtatccAGAACCAATGTTACCTTTGGCGTGTTTCTATTTTTTCGTAATCGGTTTGAATAATTATCGGAAAAGGCCTGGATATCCTTGTCACATTGATGCAACATTGTCTTGTGTTGATACTGCTACTCAAGATGATTTACAAGAAGAATTTGATTTGGTTCCAACTCAATTCGGAGGAGAACATTTGAGAAGACAGTATGATCAGTTGAGACGGATCGGTAGGAATGTACAAATACAGGCTAATCATTTGGCTAACTTTATAGATAAGCTGCAATCTTTGAGTAGTTGGAGGGATCCAAGAGCTACACTATTGTTTTTGGTATACTGTGTTTTTGGTTTCCTTGTGACATTTTTTGCTCCTTTTAAATTTAGCATGACCATTTGGATTCTCTATTATCTAAGGGCTCCAAGATTTCGAAACGTTTCGATATTTTCTGTCGGGAACTTGTTCGACAGAATGCCCTCCAATGAAGCTTTTATACTGTGA
- the LOC123908081 gene encoding pentatricopeptide repeat-containing protein At1g71490 has translation MRTYFVPKNQLSSQLQKCIPNSLKQKQKPTKPFHKPLISSDSSPSSSMVGVLIASLKDFVTHNHLSNAFKTFIHIQHHASNSTSIGSFDLIFQPIRDLLSACTNLKSLKQGKQLHSQIISLGIDKNSILISKLVNFYGSVSLLGDAQIVTESSNSLDPLHWNMVISLYVRNCLFDEAISVYRKMLIKGVKPDDYTYPSVIKACGELLDYDTGVEVHKCIQDGSIKWSLFMHNALIFMYGRFGKLEVARHLFDNMPVRDDVSWNTIISCYANRGLWDEALWLFGRMQKEGIEMNVIIWNTIAGVCLHKEDFKGALELLSQMRASIHLDSVAMVVGLNACSHIRAVKLGKEIHGHAIRTCFDVFDNVKNALITMYSRCGDLYHAYMLFRKMDEKGLITWNSMLSGFAHMDRAEEVSFLFREMLYEGVEPNFVTIASVLPLCARKANLQHGKEFHCYMVKREEKFSGHLLLWNSLVEMYSRSGKVLEARKVFDSLSRRDKVTYTSMIMGYGRRGDGEKALKLFEEMCRFNIIPDHMAMVAVLIACSQSGLVAEGQFLFRKMIEVFRINPRIEHYSCMVDLFGRAGLLDKAKEIITGMSCKPTSTMWATLIGACRIHGNTVMGEWAAGKLLEMKPAHSGYYVLIANMYAAAGCWSKLAEVRTCMRDLSVRKDPGYAWVDVGRESSLFLVGDTSNHRSSEIYHLMDGLNELMKDAGYVPSEGLLSSEEDFEEMNVVGNVS, from the coding sequence ATGCGTACTTATTTTGTACCTAAAAACCAATTATCTTCTCAGCTTCAGAAGTGTATTCCAAATTCattgaaacaaaaacaaaaacccacAAAACCCTTTCACAAACCACTCATTTCTTCTGATTCATCACCATCTTCTTCCATGGTTGGTGTTCTCATTGCATCCCTCAAAGATTTTGTGACTCACAACCATTTATCAAATGCATTCAAAACCTTCATTCACATTCAACACCATGCTTCAAATTCAACTTCAATTGGTTCTTTTGATCTTATTTTTCAACCCATTAGAGATCTTTTATCAGCTTGCACAAATCTTAAGTCTTTGAAACAAGGTAAACAACTTCATTCTCAAATTATCTCACTgggtattgataaaaattcAATCTTGATTTCCAAGCTTGTTAATTTTTATGGAAGTGTTAGTTTATTAGGTGATGCTCAAATTGTTACTGAGAGTTCAAATAGTTTGGATCCTTTGCATTGGAATATGGTTATTTCTTTGTATGTTAGaaattgtttgtttgatgaggccATTTCGGTTTATAGGAAAATGTTGATTAAGGGTGTTAAACCCGATGATTATACTTATCCGTCTGTGATTAAGGCTTGTGGAGAGTTATTAGATTATGATACTGGTGTGGAGGTTCATAAGTGTATTCAAGATGGTTCCATTAAGTGGAGTTTGTTTATGCATAATGCGTTGATCTTTATGTATGGTAGGTTTGGGAAGTTAGAGGTTGCTCGCCATTTGTTTGATAATATGCCGGTTAGAGATGATGTTTCTTGGAATACTATAATTAGTTGTTATGCCAATAGGGGTTTGTGGGACGAAGCACTTTGGTTATTTGGACGGATGCAAAAGGAGGGTATTGAAATGAATGTTATTATATGGAACACCATTGCTGGAGTGTGCTTGCATAAGGAGGATTTCAAGGGGGCTCTTGAGCTTCTTTCTCAAATGAGAGCGTCGATTCATTTGGACTCTGTTGCAATGGTTGTTGGATTAAATGCATGTTCACACATCAGAGCTGTTAAATTGGGAAAGGAGATTCATGGTCATGCTATAAGAACTTGTTTTGATGTGTTTGACAACGTAAAAAATGCATTAATTACAATGTATTCCAGGTGTGGAGACCTATATCATGCGTATATGTTGTTTCGAAAAATGGATGAGAAAGGTTTGATCACATGGAATTCTATGCTTTCTGGATTTGCTCATATGGATCGAGCCGAGGAAGTCTCCTTCCTTTTTAGAGAAATGCTATATGAGGGTGTTGAGCCTAATTTTGTGACCATTGCAAGTGTCCTTCCCCTTTGCGCTCGAAAAGCAAATCTACAACATGGTAAAGAGTTTCATTGCTACATGGTGAAGCGTGAAGAAAAGTTTAGTGGCCATTTATTATTGTGGAACTCACTGGTGGAGATGTATTCAAGATCTGGCAAAGTTTTAGAAGCCAGGAAAGTCTTTGATTCGTTAAGTAGGAGAGATAAAGTCACGTATACATCCATGATTATGGGATATGGTAGGAGGGGGGATGGAGAAAAGGCTCTAAAACTATTTGAAGAGATGTGCAGGTTCAATATTATACCGGATCATATGGCAATGGTTGCAGTTCTAATAGCTTGTAGTCAGTCCGGCCTTGTAGCGGAAGGGCAATTCCTATTTAGAAAGATGATAGAAGTCTTTAGAATAAATCCCAGGATTGAGCACTATTCTTGCATGGTTGATCTCTTTGGAAGGGCTGGTCTTCTTGACAAAGCTAAGGAGATTATTACAGGGATGTCATGCAAGCCGACTTCAACAATGTGGGCAACTCTAATAGGAGCTTGTCGAATCCATGGAAATACAGTGATGGGGGAATGGGCTGCAGGGAAATTGCTGGAAATGAAGCCTGCTCATTCAGGTTATTATGTGTTGATTGCAAATATGTATGCAGCTGCTGGTTGTTGGAGCAAACTAGCAGAAGTGAGGACTTGTATGAGGGATTTGAGTGTGAGAAAGGATCCTGGTTATGCTTGGGTTGATGTTGGCAGGGAGTCTTCTCTCTTTTTAGTTGGGGACACTTCCAACCATCGTTCGAGTGAGATTTACCACTTGATGGATGGGTTGAATGAACTCATGAAAGATGCTGGGTATGTACCTAGCGAAGGGCTTTTGTCATCCGAGGAAGATTTTGAGGAGATGAATGTTGTAGGGAACGTAAGCTGA
- the LOC123908082 gene encoding peptidyl-prolyl cis-trans isomerase FKBP53: MGFWGIEVKPGKPVPYHTDNVQGKLHVTQATLGDGAPSGKSILQCSSGHKNPVYVCTLLPNKVETCSLNLKFDEEDLVAFSVIGSRSIHLSGYFVADDGDDLRDDYEYDSLGEDVGTDSEESSEYDSENGYDDHFFDDSDMEMYPSSPVPNSGVVIEEIPDDKPENGDDPAKQSKKKEQPALLKEKASKSSQLPDVPSGDNNLVLESEDEDGFPISTSEKAKKQTNKKTGKSNKKEKDVDPSASLKRKGQAVEEDEQLQDGKNKTKKNKMKDHAKEEIAHVKETNVTLQDEKHSEGEEVKTTTNQNNVSHENAGDDVKQSNNEVLVEKKNKKKKKKKINEPEGEAAANEITTTVENQKGSTSEKKGKGQTEAKPSNVITYPNGLVIEDRFMGKPDGKRADLGKQVSVKYIGKLKKDGKIFDSCIGKAPFKFRLGVGQVIKGWDVGINGMRVGDKRRLTIPPSMGYGDKRVGLIPQNSWLVFDVELVGVGN; the protein is encoded by the exons ATGGGATTCTGGG GAATTGAAGTTAAACCTGGCAAACCGGTTCCTTATCATACTGATAACGTGCAAGGAAAACTTCACGTCACTCAG GCTACTCTAGGAGATGGTGCACCGTCTGGTAAAAGCATTCTTCAGTGTTCTTCTGGACACAAAAATCCAGTTTATGTGTGTACTTTGCTGCCTAATAAGGTTGAGACGTGCTCTTTGAATCTTAAGTTTGATGAGGAAGACTTGGTGGCATTCTCAGTCATTGGTTCCCGAAGTATCCATCTTTCTGGTTATTTTGTGGCAGATGATGGGGATGACCTAAGGGATGACTATGAATA TGATTCATTGGGAGAGGACGTGGGAACGGATTCAGAGGAGTCATCTGAATATGATAGTGAAAATGGATACGATGATCATTTTTTTGACGATAGTGATATGGAAATGTACCCATCTTCGCCCGTCCCTAATAGTGGAG TTGTGATTGAGGAAATACCCGATGACAAGCCTGAAAATGGAGATGATCCAGCAAAGCAATCGAAGAAAAAGGAACAGCCAGCTCTCTTGAAAGAGAAAGCCAGCAAAAGTTCTCAGCTTCCAGATGTCCCTAGTGGTGACAATAACCTCGTTCtggaaagtgaagatgaagATGGTTTCCCAATTTCCACCTCAGAGAAAGCTAAAaaacaaaccaacaaaaaaactgGGAAATCCAATAAGAAGGAAAAAGATGTTGATCCCTCTGCTAGCTTAAAACGAAAAGGCCAAGCTGTCGAAGAGGATGAGCAGTTGCAAGATGG GAAGAATAAgacaaagaaaaataagatgaaaGATCATGCTAAGGAAGAAATTGCTCATGTAAAGGAGACTAATGTTACTTTGCAAGATGAAAAGCATTCTGAGGGTGAGGAGGTTAAAACTACAACCAACCAGAACAATGTTTCTCATGAAAATGCTGGAGATGATGTAAAACAATCAAATAATGA AGTCCTCGTtgagaagaaaaacaagaagaaaaagaagaaaaagatcaACGAGCCTGAAGGAGAAGCTGCTGCTAATGAAATTACCACAACTGTTGAAAATCAGAAGGGTTCCACCTCTGAGAAAAAAGGGAAAGGTCAAACTGAAGCCAAACCATCTAATGTGATTACCTATCCAAATGGGTTGGTTATAGAGGACAGATTTATGGGTAAACCAGATGGCAAAAGAGCTGATCTTGGAAAACAG GTCAGTGTTAAATATATTGGCAAGCTAAAAAAAGATGGGAAAATATTTGATTCATGTATCGGAAAAGCACCCTTTAAGTTTCGCCTTG GTGTAGGACAAGTCATCAAGGGGTGGGATGTTGGCATCAATG gGATGAGGGTTGGGGACAAAAGAAGACTTACAATTCCACCATCTATGGG ATACGGAGACAAACGCGTTGGGCTTATACCACAAAATTCATGGCTTGTATTTGATGTTGAGTTGGTTGGTGTTGGTAACTAA